Below is a window of Planctomycetia bacterium DNA.
CCCCCGCTTTTGCCGTGCGGACCAAGTGGACTTCGCCGCAACATTTCTGGTCGCCGGACGAATGAACCGTTAAGGTCGGACGAGGTTATGGTTTGCGCCCCGGCCGGCGTTATTTTCCGGCGAAAAAAACCTCGAAACCGGTATCTGCCCTCAAAGTCTTTGCCGAGTTATACTTGTGCGGGGGTAAGCGGCGCCGAGCGGGCAATGCCCGGGCCGGGCCGTTCGACGTAAACAGCGACAATTCACGAACAACATTTCGCGGTCGCGCGAATCGACAATCATTCGACCTTGGCGTTCGATATGGACCCTCTCGCCGACGGCTGGGATAGCGGAGTGGAATACGCCTCGCTGTCCAACATCGGCATGCGCCGGACCAATAACCAGGACTCGTTCGCCGTCGTCGTGGCGGGAGACGAGGCCAGTTTCCGGCAGCGCGGCCACTTGTTCATGGTGGCCGACGGCATGGGCGCCCACGCGGCGGGCGAGCTCGCCAGCAAACTGGCCACGGATAGCGTCCCGCACACGTACTACAAGCTCCGGGAAGAAGCGCCGCCGACCGCCCTGCAGCGGGCGATGCTCGACGCCAACGAAAAAATTCACGAACGCGGGACGGCGAATCCCGAGTTCAAAGGGATGGGCACGACATGCTCCGCGCTGGTCTTGCTGCCGCAGGGCGCTCTGATCGCCCACGTCGGCGATAGCCGCGTGTACCGACTGCGGGGCGACAAACTGGAGCAGATGTCGTTCGATCACAGCCTCGTCTGGGAAATGCAGTCGGGCAGCCAGATCAACGAGCAGGAAGTGCCGTCGTATATCCCGAAGAACATCATTACCCGCTCGCTGGGCCCGAACCCGCAAGTGAAAGTGGACTTGGAAGGCCCTGCTCCGCTGCAGGTGGGCGACACCTTCCTGACGTGCAGCGACGGTCTGACCGGCAAGGTGGAGAATGAGGAAATTGCCGCCCTGCTCAGTACACTAAGCTGCCAAGAGGCGGCTGAGGTGCTGATCGACCTGGCCAATCTGCGCGGCGGCCCGGACAACATAACGGTGGTGGTGGTGCGCGTGGTCGGGGCGCATCTGACGCAGGCGCCGGCCGGCGGCTTCGAGACGCCGGCGCCGGCCAATTCCAGCGCTGGGTCCGCGGTCCATCCGTTTGTCTGGGGGATGCTGACTGCGTTTGTTCTGGTGGGCGGTATTCTGGCTGTGATTGGCCGTTATATGGCCGCCGGGGCGGCTTCGATCGGGGCGTTGATCACAGCGGTGTACGCCGCGATCCGACTGTTGAGCAGCGGCGAAAGCGCCAGGGGACATGGCGCGAACTCTCAGTTCGGAGCGGCGCCTTACACGACGACGCCTGTCAAAATTGATCGAGAAATGGTCGACCGTCTCGCCAAGACGATCCAGCAGTTGAAAGACGCGGCAGTGGGGCAGGACTGGGTGCTGGACTGGCACCGCTTCAATCAGCTCGCCGGCAACGCCGCGGACGAGGCGCAACAATCTCAGTTTGTCGCTTCGGTCCAGCACTATTCCCAGGCGATCCGGCACATGATGTCGGAGCTGCGGAACCAGCGACGCCAGCGCGAAGCCGGCGGCGATACGCCTGAGGCCGCGTTGCAGGCTTGAGCTTCGCCCTGCGGCGAACATCGGGCGATCCACTCTTGACTGCGCCGGCGCAGCACTTTTTTGTTAATTGTCGCGGCTAAAGCTTGACTGTCGCGTCGCAGCGAAACTACTATGTCGCTGCCGGGCGGGGCAGGCGTTCTGGCGCTACCGGCATCGATTTTACGGCGCGAACTCCGCGCTGGGTCGTTGCGCGCGTGGCCAATGGCCGCTTCTGCCTCCGCCATCGTGGCATGGATGCCCGCCGACAGCCATCGTTTTCGCTTGTACCACTGGCCATCCGTGATGCGTCGGCGGTCGCGTTAAGGATGAATCGCTGTCGCTGATTGCGATCCCTCTGATCGCCCGCGGGTATCGCCTTGCTGTGGCACTCGTAA
It encodes the following:
- a CDS encoding PP2C family serine/threonine-protein phosphatase — its product is MDPLADGWDSGVEYASLSNIGMRRTNNQDSFAVVVAGDEASFRQRGHLFMVADGMGAHAAGELASKLATDSVPHTYYKLREEAPPTALQRAMLDANEKIHERGTANPEFKGMGTTCSALVLLPQGALIAHVGDSRVYRLRGDKLEQMSFDHSLVWEMQSGSQINEQEVPSYIPKNIITRSLGPNPQVKVDLEGPAPLQVGDTFLTCSDGLTGKVENEEIAALLSTLSCQEAAEVLIDLANLRGGPDNITVVVVRVVGAHLTQAPAGGFETPAPANSSAGSAVHPFVWGMLTAFVLVGGILAVIGRYMAAGAASIGALITAVYAAIRLLSSGESARGHGANSQFGAAPYTTTPVKIDREMVDRLAKTIQQLKDAAVGQDWVLDWHRFNQLAGNAADEAQQSQFVASVQHYSQAIRHMMSELRNQRRQREAGGDTPEAALQA